From Primulina tabacum isolate GXHZ01 chromosome 2, ASM2559414v2, whole genome shotgun sequence, one genomic window encodes:
- the LOC142524564 gene encoding large ribosomal subunit protein uL1z-like, with product MSKLQSEALREAITQITSDAKEKKRNFTETIELQIGLKNYDPQKDKRFSGSVKLPHIPRPKMKVCMLGDAQHVEEAEKIGLESMDVEALKKLNKNKKLVKKLAKKYHAFLASEAVIKQIPRLLGPGLNKAGKFPTLVSHQESLESKVAETKATVKFQLKKVLCMGVAVGNCDMEEKQIFQNVQMSVNFLVSLLKKNWQNVRCLYLKTTMGKTQRVF from the exons ATGAG TAAGCTTCAGAGTGAGGCCCTGAGGGAAGCTATAACTCAGATTACTTCTGATGCTAAGGAGAAGAAACGAAATTTCACTGAGACAATTGAGCTCCAGATTGGGCTTAAGAACTATGATCCTCAGAAGGACAAACGTTTCAGCGGGTCAGTGAAGTTGCCCCATATTCCCAGGCCAAAAATGAAAGTATGCATGCTTGGTGATGCTCAGCATGTTGAAGAG GCTGAAAAAATTGGCTTGGAATCCATGGATGTGGAGGCTTTAAAGAAGTTGAATAAAAACAAGAAACTAGTGAAGAAACTTGCAAAAAAATATCATGCTTTCTTAGCCTCGGAAGCTGTCATCAAACAGATTCCTCGCCTGTTAGGGCCTGGTCTGAACAAGGCAG GTAAGTTCCCTACCCTCGTGTCTCATCAAGAATCCCTCGAGTCCAAGGTTGCGGAAACCAAGGCCACAGTCAAGTTCCAATTGAAGAAGGTTCTTTGCATGGGAGTTGCTGTTGGAAACTGCGATATGGAGGAGAAGCAAATATTTCAAAACGTTCAAATGAGTGTTAACTTTTTAGTCTCCCTTTTGAAGAAGAATTGGCAGAAC GTAAGGTGCTTATACTTGAAGACAACTATGGGAAAGACACAACGGGTCTTCTAG